Proteins found in one Campylobacter sp. MG1 genomic segment:
- the ureB gene encoding urease subunit beta, whose product MKLGEIIYAQGDIVCNEGRESIEIEVVNTGDRPVQVGSHYHFYETNKLLEFDREKARGKRLDIISGTAVRFEPGMKKSVKLIDLAGSREVWGQNCKINGKLDK is encoded by the coding sequence ATGAAATTAGGTGAAATAATTTATGCACAAGGTGATATAGTTTGCAACGAAGGTCGTGAAAGTATAGAAATTGAAGTTGTAAATACAGGAGATAGACCAGTTCAAGTAGGTTCTCATTATCATTTTTATGAAACAAATAAACTTTTAGAATTTGATAGAGAAAAAGCTCGTGGAAAGCGTTTAGATATTATTAGTGGAACTGCAGTTCGTTTTGAACCAGGTATGAAAAAAAGTGTTAAGTTAATTGATTTAGCAGGTAGTCGTGAAGTTTGGGGACAAAATTGCAAAATCAATGGTAAATTAGATAAATAA
- the ureC gene encoding urease subunit alpha: MFKITRAEYASHFGPTTGDSIRLADTNLFARVEKDYTKYGEECKFGGGKTLRDGMGQNSRFLDKDVVDLVITNALIIDYTGIYKADIGIKNGKIHAIGKGGNPDITDDIDFVTGVGTEALAGEGLIVTAGGIDTHIHFINPEQVDEALSNGITTLFGGGTGPNDGSKATTCTPGIFNIKRMLQGTDDLPINIGLYAKGHGSNVEVNLEQLRAGAAGLKIHEDWGTTKSAIDNALKAAEIADVSVGIHTDTLNEYGCVEDTKAAINGRTIHTFHTEGAGGGHAPDIIKLAGEPNILPASTNPTMPFTVNTIEEHLDMLMVCHHLSKNVKEDVAFADSRIRKETIGAEDVLHDMGVISIMSSDSQAMGRIGEVVSRTWQTAHKMKIQRGALGNDSEYSDNERIKRYIAKYTINPAIAAGISTYVGSVEVGKIADLVLWDPKSFGTKPKLIIKGGFCLHSVMGDSNASIPTPQPVMHRKMFGALGVALHETCYSFMCKMAVDANVAKEYGIKKQVLPIQGAASAKKSDMKLNNATPKIEVDPQTYVVTVDGEVAYSEPATELPLTQRYYLF, encoded by the coding sequence ATGTTTAAAATAACTAGAGCAGAATACGCATCTCATTTTGGACCAACTACTGGTGATAGTATAAGATTAGCTGATACAAATCTTTTTGCTAGAGTTGAAAAAGACTATACAAAATATGGCGAAGAGTGCAAATTCGGTGGTGGAAAAACTCTTCGTGATGGTATGGGTCAAAACTCAAGATTTTTAGATAAAGATGTAGTTGATTTAGTAATTACAAATGCACTTATAATTGATTATACAGGTATTTATAAAGCAGATATAGGTATTAAAAATGGGAAAATCCACGCAATTGGTAAAGGTGGAAACCCTGATATTACTGATGATATTGACTTTGTAACTGGAGTTGGCACTGAAGCACTTGCAGGAGAAGGTCTTATAGTTACAGCAGGTGGGATTGATACTCATATACATTTTATAAATCCTGAACAAGTTGATGAAGCTTTAAGCAATGGTATTACTACTTTATTTGGTGGTGGAACAGGTCCAAACGATGGTTCTAAGGCTACAACTTGCACCCCTGGTATATTTAATATAAAAAGAATGCTTCAAGGCACTGATGATTTACCTATTAATATAGGTCTTTATGCTAAAGGTCATGGTTCTAATGTAGAAGTGAATTTAGAACAACTTCGTGCAGGTGCAGCAGGACTTAAAATTCACGAAGACTGGGGAACTACAAAAAGTGCTATTGATAACGCATTAAAAGCTGCAGAGATTGCTGATGTATCAGTAGGTATTCACACAGATACATTAAATGAATATGGTTGTGTAGAAGATACAAAAGCAGCAATTAATGGTAGAACTATTCATACATTCCATACAGAAGGTGCTGGTGGCGGTCATGCTCCTGATATTATTAAATTAGCAGGCGAGCCAAATATTTTACCAGCTTCAACAAACCCAACAATGCCATTTACGGTTAATACTATTGAAGAGCATTTAGATATGTTAATGGTTTGCCATCACTTAAGTAAAAATGTTAAAGAAGATGTTGCTTTTGCTGATAGTAGAATTAGAAAAGAAACAATCGGTGCTGAAGATGTATTACACGATATGGGTGTAATCTCAATTATGAGTAGTGATTCTCAAGCTATGGGAAGAATTGGTGAAGTTGTAAGTAGAACTTGGCAAACAGCTCATAAGATGAAAATCCAGCGTGGAGCATTAGGTAATGATAGTGAATATTCTGATAATGAGCGTATTAAAAGATATATTGCAAAATATACAATAAATCCAGCAATAGCAGCAGGAATTTCTACTTATGTAGGTAGTGTTGAAGTTGGTAAAATCGCTGATTTAGTATTATGGGATCCAAAATCATTTGGAACTAAACCTAAATTAATAATTAAAGGTGGATTTTGCTTACATTCAGTAATGGGAGATAGCAACGCATCAATTCCAACTCCACAACCAGTAATGCATAGAAAAATGTTTGGTGCTTTAGGTGTTGCATTACACGAAACTTGCTATAGTTTTATGTGCAAAATGGCAGTAGATGCAAATGTTGCTAAAGAATACGGAATTAAAAAACAAGTATTACCAATACAAGGTGCAGCTAGTGCTAAAAAATCTGATATGAAATTAAACAATGCAACTCCAAAAATTGAAGTTGACCCACAAACTTATGTAGTAACGGTTGATGGAGAAGTTGCATATAGCGAACCAGCTACAGAATTACCACTAACTCAAAGATATTATTTATTTTAG
- a CDS encoding urease accessory protein UreE has protein sequence MIVKTILGNIKDYDTKGKMIDNVKVSPDDRLKHILRLTSDSGVEIGISLDNGHFHNGDILGEDDKRVFVIECLPQSVILIKPKDMMQMGFVAHSIGNRHMPAVFEDGFMIVEDDYLIIEWLEENQVSYEKTQKVLRHALKHASHHH, from the coding sequence ATGATAGTAAAAACCATACTAGGCAATATAAAAGATTATGATACTAAAGGCAAAATGATAGATAATGTAAAAGTTTCGCCTGATGATAGATTAAAACACATACTTCGCTTAACAAGTGATAGTGGAGTAGAAATTGGCATAAGCCTAGATAATGGTCATTTTCATAATGGCGATATTTTAGGCGAAGATGATAAGAGAGTTTTTGTAATAGAATGTTTGCCACAGAGTGTAATTTTGATTAAGCCAAAAGATATGATGCAAATGGGTTTTGTAGCTCATTCAATAGGCAATAGACATATGCCTGCTGTTTTTGAAGATGGTTTTATGATAGTTGAAGATGATTATTTAATAATTGAGTGGCTAGAAGAAAATCAAGTAAGCTATGAAAAAACGCAAAAAGTTTTGCGTCATGCTTTAAAACACGCGAGTCATCATCACTAA
- a CDS encoding urease accessory protein UreF: protein MLGQFLFDSAFANGAYSHSFGLESYISWGVVKDASSFQKWLESYMLDVFATSDGAIYAIACGLKGKKLSLLKLAKVANSSMASAEYKAAGISMARATLKNTEFMHDEYASWYYKACENDEFCNPAIAFSVLGQNMAVEYAYSSIKTLTQNATRAIPLSYKKSSELLHINLDLAKRSADKSFYLASNILKDGFVSLENTKMLFSTHYELDIAMLSHERLDFRLFMS, encoded by the coding sequence ATGTTAGGGCAGTTTTTATTTGATAGTGCCTTTGCAAATGGTGCTTATTCGCATAGTTTTGGTTTAGAAAGCTATATTTCTTGGGGCGTTGTAAAAGACGCTTCAAGCTTTCAAAAATGGTTAGAAAGTTATATGCTAGATGTATTTGCTACTAGCGATGGTGCTATTTATGCTATTGCTTGTGGTTTAAAGGGTAAAAAATTAAGTTTATTAAAATTAGCAAAAGTAGCTAATTCATCAATGGCTAGTGCTGAATACAAGGCTGCAGGTATTAGTATGGCAAGAGCTACTTTAAAAAATACAGAATTTATGCACGATGAATATGCAAGTTGGTATTATAAGGCTTGTGAGAACGATGAATTTTGCAATCCTGCTATTGCTTTTAGTGTTTTGGGGCAAAATATGGCTGTTGAATACGCATATTCAAGTATAAAAACACTAACTCAAAATGCAACTCGTGCTATACCATTATCTTATAAAAAATCAAGCGAGTTATTACATATTAATTTAGATTTAGCTAAACGCTCTGCTGATAAATCATTTTATTTAGCAAGTAATATTTTAAAAGATGGCTTTGTTAGTTTGGAAAATACTAAGATGTTGTTTAGTACTCATTATGAACTTGATATAGCTATGTTATCGCACGAAAGATTAGATTTTAGATTATTTATGAGTTAG
- a CDS encoding heavy metal translocating P-type ATPase, with protein sequence MKCSHCKIDFDKNSMIFQGNNAFCCNGCKNVFNLINENNLEDFYKNASNLSKINEQISYDENSFFIEKENNYEKILILIDNLHCAACVWLIEKMLLKNEGVLEININYQTKRASIEYNPNKTKAKDILNIIISLGYIPLAYNPNTTMKAKRTHIEFYSKLIVAIACVMNIMWLSIARYAGYFSSMEQSVQDIINFAEFVLCTPVLFYSASSMFKSAISALKNKILNMDCLVTFGASLVYIYSIYAMFARLSYVYFDSVAMIICFVFIGRFLEQLSYKQALENIDFLSDLLNASVNIVKNDKIEKISVTKIKKDDVIRVFLGDKILIDGTCKSLQARLNLSAITGESELVDIKQGDFIKSASVVECASFDYIANCTFQDSYINKLAKLLNKTKKSNLEKLTDKIGVYFCYAIFSIAFLCFLYNMSDIQEAIIRSVSLLIIACPCALALSAPVGNLLCLHEALKLKVLFKNSNYIENLSKIDIAVFDKTGVLTKSKLELLSQINLNNYEKSILKAILDKNNHFIASSLNEYIKDTKPSLKDFKLTQLSGLGVIAEFENDKYYLGSAKLLNNHNINANSKNETEMFFAKNDEILEHFVFSNQLNDDALELINYFKKQNIKVIMLSGDKQKPCEKIAKELQIDDLYSECLPEDKLKIIQNLSKNNKVLMVGDGINDALALKLALVSISFKNATNLALNSSDIIMLDNKLIGIKNSHLLAKRTYRLIKTNLALSFLYNIVSIPLAFMGLINPLIASIFMSLSSICVILNSIRIKNYAKKIKNLK encoded by the coding sequence TTGAAATGTTCTCATTGTAAAATAGATTTTGATAAAAATAGTATGATTTTTCAAGGCAATAACGCATTTTGCTGTAATGGTTGTAAAAATGTTTTTAATCTCATAAATGAAAATAATTTAGAAGATTTTTACAAAAATGCTTCAAATTTATCTAAAATTAATGAGCAAATTTCTTATGATGAGAACTCTTTTTTCATAGAAAAAGAAAATAATTATGAAAAAATTTTAATTTTAATAGATAATTTACATTGCGCAGCTTGTGTATGGCTTATTGAAAAAATGCTGCTTAAAAATGAAGGCGTATTAGAAATTAATATAAATTATCAAACAAAAAGAGCAAGTATAGAATATAATCCTAATAAAACTAAAGCAAAAGATATATTAAATATAATAATATCTCTAGGCTATATCCCACTAGCTTACAATCCAAATACAACAATGAAAGCTAAAAGAACTCATATTGAGTTTTATTCAAAACTAATTGTAGCAATTGCTTGTGTTATGAATATTATGTGGCTTAGTATCGCAAGATATGCTGGGTATTTTTCTAGTATGGAGCAAAGCGTTCAAGATATTATTAATTTTGCTGAATTTGTTTTATGCACTCCTGTGCTTTTTTATAGTGCTTCATCTATGTTTAAGAGCGCAATTTCTGCTTTAAAAAATAAGATTTTAAATATGGATTGTCTAGTTACTTTTGGGGCTAGTTTAGTTTATATTTATAGTATTTATGCTATGTTTGCAAGACTTTCTTATGTGTATTTTGATAGCGTAGCTATGATAATTTGCTTTGTTTTTATAGGTAGATTTTTAGAACAATTATCATATAAACAAGCTTTAGAAAATATTGATTTTTTAAGTGATTTATTAAACGCTAGTGTAAATATTGTTAAAAATGACAAAATAGAAAAAATAAGCGTTACTAAAATAAAAAAAGATGATGTAATTAGAGTATTTTTAGGAGATAAAATCTTAATAGATGGCACTTGTAAAAGCTTACAAGCTAGATTAAATCTAAGTGCTATTACAGGTGAGAGCGAATTAGTTGATATTAAGCAAGGAGATTTTATAAAAAGCGCTAGTGTGGTTGAATGTGCTAGTTTTGATTACATAGCAAATTGCACTTTTCAAGATAGCTATATTAATAAACTTGCAAAATTACTAAATAAAACTAAAAAATCAAACCTAGAAAAACTAACTGATAAAATTGGTGTTTATTTTTGTTATGCGATTTTTAGCATTGCGTTTTTGTGCTTTTTATATAATATGAGCGATATTCAAGAAGCAATTATTAGAAGCGTTAGTTTATTAATTATTGCTTGTCCTTGCGCTCTTGCACTTAGCGCTCCTGTTGGAAATCTTTTGTGCTTACACGAAGCTTTAAAGCTTAAAGTATTATTTAAAAACTCAAATTATATTGAAAATCTTAGTAAAATTGACATAGCTGTATTTGATAAAACTGGGGTTTTAACAAAATCAAAATTAGAATTATTAAGCCAAATAAATCTAAATAATTATGAAAAAAGCATTTTAAAAGCAATTTTAGATAAAAATAATCACTTCATAGCAAGTTCGTTAAATGAATATATAAAAGATACTAAACCTAGTTTAAAAGACTTTAAGCTCACGCAATTAAGCGGCTTAGGAGTGATTGCGGAATTTGAAAATGATAAATACTATCTAGGCTCTGCAAAATTATTAAATAATCATAATATTAATGCAAATTCTAAAAACGAAACTGAAATGTTTTTTGCTAAAAATGATGAGATTTTAGAGCATTTTGTATTTTCTAATCAATTAAATGATGATGCTTTAGAGCTAATAAATTATTTTAAAAAGCAAAATATAAAAGTAATAATGCTATCAGGAGATAAGCAAAAGCCTTGCGAAAAAATAGCAAAAGAACTACAAATTGATGATTTATATAGTGAATGCTTGCCCGAAGATAAGCTTAAAATAATTCAAAACCTTAGTAAAAATAATAAAGTCTTAATGGTAGGTGATGGCATAAATGACGCACTAGCTTTAAAATTAGCATTAGTATCAATTAGCTTTAAAAACGCTACTAATTTAGCCCTTAATTCAAGTGATATAATTATGCTTGATAATAAATTAATAGGCATTAAAAACTCTCATTTATTAGCAAAAAGAACTTATAGACTAATAAAAACAAACCTAGCATTAAGCTTTTTATACAATATAGTTAGCATTCCACTAGCTTTTATGGGGCTTATAAATCCATTAATTGCTAGCATTTTTATGTCGCTTAGCTCAATTTGTGTGATACTTAATTCTATAAGAATTAAAAATTATGCTAAAAAAATAAAGAATTTAAAATAA
- the rho gene encoding transcription termination factor Rho, giving the protein MDKDTQVETKPEKKNQKKHIPVDGYKIEELKLLPLEKLIEIAYEADVENPREFRRQELMFEILKAQTKKGGFILFTGILEINQEGYGFLRAMDANLSDSVNDAYVSNSQIKKFALRVGDIVTGQVREPREQEKYYALLKIEAINYLPLAEARKRALFDNLTPIFPTEKLQLEYDPLKLTGRVLDLFTPIGKGQRGLIVAPPRTGKTELMKELATAIAKNHPESQLIVLLIDERPEEVTDMQRCVKGEVFSSTFDQPALNHVRVAELVIEKAKRLVEMGKDVIILLDSITRLARAYNTATPSSGKVLSGGVDANALHKPKRFFGAARNIEHGGSLTIVATALIDTGSRMDDVIFEEFKGTGNSEIVLDRNISDRRIYPAINITKSGTRKEELLQGPINLPKIWAIRSAMNSMEDVEALKFLYAKMLKTQNNEELLSGLNE; this is encoded by the coding sequence ATGGATAAAGATACACAGGTTGAAACTAAACCAGAGAAAAAAAATCAAAAAAAACATATCCCAGTAGATGGATACAAAATAGAAGAATTAAAATTATTACCTTTAGAAAAGTTAATTGAAATAGCTTATGAGGCTGATGTTGAAAATCCTAGAGAATTTCGTCGTCAAGAGTTAATGTTTGAAATTTTAAAAGCTCAAACAAAAAAAGGTGGTTTTATACTCTTTACAGGTATTTTAGAGATTAACCAAGAAGGTTATGGCTTTTTAAGAGCTATGGATGCAAATTTAAGTGATAGTGTAAATGATGCTTATGTTAGTAACTCACAGATTAAAAAATTTGCTTTAAGGGTAGGTGATATTGTAACGGGTCAAGTAAGAGAGCCAAGAGAACAAGAAAAATATTATGCACTTTTGAAAATCGAAGCGATTAATTATTTACCTTTAGCAGAAGCTAGAAAAAGAGCTTTATTTGATAACTTAACTCCAATTTTTCCAACAGAAAAATTACAACTTGAATACGACCCTTTAAAGCTAACGGGTAGGGTGCTTGATTTATTCACACCTATTGGAAAAGGTCAGCGTGGATTAATAGTAGCACCTCCTAGAACAGGAAAAACTGAATTAATGAAAGAATTAGCAACTGCAATTGCTAAAAATCATCCTGAAAGCCAACTAATAGTGCTTTTAATTGATGAGCGACCTGAAGAAGTAACTGATATGCAAAGATGTGTAAAAGGTGAAGTTTTTAGCTCTACATTTGATCAACCTGCATTAAATCATGTGCGTGTGGCTGAACTTGTGATTGAAAAAGCTAAGCGTTTAGTAGAAATGGGTAAAGATGTAATAATCTTACTTGATAGTATCACAAGACTTGCTCGTGCTTATAATACTGCAACTCCTAGTAGTGGTAAGGTTTTAAGTGGTGGTGTTGATGCAAATGCACTTCATAAGCCAAAAAGATTTTTTGGAGCTGCTAGAAATATTGAGCATGGTGGAAGCTTAACAATAGTTGCAACTGCTTTAATTGATACGGGTTCAAGAATGGATGATGTGATTTTTGAAGAATTTAAAGGAACAGGAAATAGCGAAATCGTTCTTGATAGAAATATTTCAGATAGAAGAATATATCCAGCTATAAATATTACAAAGAGTGGAACGAGAAAAGAAGAATTATTGCAAGGGCCAATTAACTTACCTAAGATTTGGGCAATTCGCTCAGCTATGAATTCTATGGAAGATGTAGAAGCGCTTAAATTTTTATATGCAAAAATGCTAAAAACTCAAAATAATGAAGAATTATTGTCAGGATTAAATGAATAA
- the dnaX gene encoding DNA polymerase III subunit gamma/tau, producing the protein MNNMQNLSLKYRPKNYDDLVGQSAVSKSLKYALDSKNIANAYLFSGLRGSGKTSSARILAKALNCERGISSKPCGMCASCVSNDGIDIYELDAASNRGIDSIQDLIENTKYAPLHSRFKIFIIDEVHMLTREAFNALLKTLEEPPSHVKFILATTDPNKLPATILSRVLHFRFKKIPLQDIVSRMEFILTNEQIPYEKEALNLIARSGGGSMRDSLTLLEQGIIYSQKRLSKESIALMLGLIDVNIIRNFFNSILNSDESGIFKFLELAKSYEIETILDEMSAYLKDCFYSKNNNFSLLLYDRFFHILAKAKNMAKISDDDDFILCVMSFMLKEAVNLKSIDEKIDELNEVNDNEKDFNNFVNSVAKRDYKLGEILKNRASFVSFDGNEYCIKVNPENEDEKQHFRTFYSSVIKPIFTNIFNDAKLVIKTDIVKNDEVKKVDSSNEISVKNNINYQSVENEIRYPEYQSDDYLDDLANTNDYNDELDIPDEVMEKYDGYLQDLLIESICFIKIEDDILCLYVNPPVDEQRKGILRNNILKFLKECQNYYKIDKSKIININEDSKKKL; encoded by the coding sequence ATGAATAATATGCAAAATTTATCACTTAAATATCGTCCAAAAAATTACGATGATTTAGTAGGACAAAGTGCTGTTAGTAAGAGTTTAAAATATGCACTAGATAGTAAAAACATAGCTAATGCTTATCTTTTTTCTGGTCTTCGCGGGAGTGGAAAGACTAGCTCTGCTAGGATATTAGCAAAAGCACTAAATTGTGAGCGTGGGATTAGCTCAAAACCTTGCGGAATGTGTGCTAGTTGCGTTAGTAATGATGGAATAGATATTTATGAGCTTGATGCGGCTAGTAATCGTGGTATTGATAGTATTCAAGATTTAATAGAAAATACAAAATATGCACCACTTCATTCAAGATTTAAGATTTTTATAATTGATGAAGTGCATATGCTTACTCGTGAAGCCTTTAATGCACTTTTAAAAACACTTGAAGAACCACCTAGTCATGTTAAATTTATTTTAGCAACAACAGACCCTAATAAATTACCAGCTACTATTTTAAGTAGGGTTTTACATTTTAGATTTAAAAAAATTCCTTTACAAGATATAGTAAGTAGAATGGAATTTATATTAACAAATGAACAAATTCCTTATGAAAAAGAAGCCTTAAATTTAATCGCAAGAAGTGGTGGTGGCTCTATGCGTGATAGTCTTACTTTATTAGAGCAAGGCATAATTTATTCTCAAAAAAGACTTAGCAAAGAAAGCATTGCTTTAATGTTAGGATTAATAGATGTAAATATTATTAGAAATTTTTTTAATAGTATTTTAAATTCAGATGAAAGTGGTATATTTAAATTTTTAGAACTTGCTAAATCTTATGAGATAGAAACTATTTTAGATGAAATGAGTGCTTACTTAAAAGATTGTTTTTATAGTAAAAATAATAATTTTTCATTACTTTTATATGATAGATTTTTTCATATTTTAGCAAAAGCAAAAAATATGGCAAAAATTAGCGATGATGATGATTTTATATTATGCGTTATGTCGTTTATGCTAAAAGAGGCTGTAAATTTAAAAAGCATTGATGAAAAAATAGATGAATTAAATGAAGTGAATGATAATGAAAAAGACTTTAATAATTTTGTAAATAGTGTTGCTAAACGTGATTATAAATTAGGTGAAATTTTAAAAAATAGAGCATCATTTGTTAGTTTTGATGGTAATGAATATTGTATTAAGGTAAATCCTGAAAATGAAGATGAGAAACAACATTTTAGGACTTTTTATTCATCAGTTATAAAACCGATATTTACTAATATATTTAACGATGCTAAGTTAGTAATTAAGACTGATATTGTAAAAAATGATGAAGTAAAAAAAGTTGATAGTTCTAATGAAATAAGTGTTAAAAATAATATAAATTATCAAAGTGTAGAAAATGAAATAAGATATCCTGAGTATCAAAGCGATGATTATTTAGACGACTTAGCTAATACAAACGATTATAACGATGAATTAGATATACCTGATGAAGTTATGGAAAAATACGATGGTTATTTACAAGATTTGTTAATTGAAAGTATTTGTTTTATTAAAATTGAAGATGATATATTGTGTTTGTATGTTAATCCACCAGTTGATGAACAAAGAAAAGGAATTTTAAGAAATAATATTTTAAAATTTTTAAAAGAATGTCAAAATTATTACAAAATTGATAAATCAAAAATCATTAACATAAACGAAGATAGTAAAAAAAAACTTTAA